From a region of the uncultured Desulfovibrio sp. genome:
- a CDS encoding sirohydrochlorin cobaltochelatase, protein MRHAILLVAFGASSSQGQNALKGFDALVRQRYPGIPVRWAYTSLLLRERMAQARQKSDSVFKAVCRLGLERFEAVAVQPLQTIPGQEHGDVRAAVEEAAEHEHLLCRIGAPLLATAGDVRATARALVRHLPAERGADEDVVFMGHGAEHEAVARYVDLARAVQELDSRVHVGAMNGAVTLESILPNLASRRVWLMPLLSVVGRHALEDMAGENGHSWRSRIEAQGHQCLPVLMGTAEYADVAEIWLRHLEDAVQSLAAGWEKR, encoded by the coding sequence ATGAGACACGCTATTCTTCTGGTCGCCTTTGGCGCAAGCAGCTCGCAGGGGCAGAACGCCCTCAAGGGGTTTGACGCCCTTGTGCGCCAGCGTTATCCCGGTATTCCGGTACGCTGGGCCTATACTTCGCTGCTCTTGCGCGAACGCATGGCGCAGGCCCGCCAGAAGAGTGATTCTGTTTTTAAAGCAGTGTGCCGTCTTGGGCTTGAGCGGTTCGAGGCCGTGGCGGTGCAGCCCTTGCAGACCATACCCGGTCAGGAGCATGGTGATGTGCGCGCCGCAGTTGAAGAAGCCGCCGAGCACGAGCACCTGCTTTGCCGGATTGGCGCGCCCCTGCTCGCCACGGCGGGTGATGTGCGCGCGACGGCGCGGGCGCTGGTGCGGCATCTGCCCGCAGAGCGCGGCGCAGATGAAGACGTTGTCTTTATGGGGCACGGCGCGGAACACGAGGCGGTTGCCCGCTATGTGGATCTGGCCCGCGCTGTGCAGGAGCTTGACAGCCGCGTGCATGTGGGGGCCATGAACGGCGCTGTGACGCTTGAAAGTATTTTGCCCAATCTCGCTTCACGCCGGGTATGGCTTATGCCGCTTTTATCGGTTGTGGGCCGCCATGCTCTGGAGGACATGGCGGGCGAGAACGGGCACAGTTGGCGCAGTCGCATTGAGGCCCAGGGCCACCAATGCCTGCCCGTGCTCATGGGGACGGCGGAATACGCCGATGTGGCTGAAATATGGCTGCGGCATCTTGAGGATGCCGTGCAATCCCTTGCCGCTGGCTGGGAGAAGAGGTGA